The Cryptomeria japonica chromosome 2, Sugi_1.0, whole genome shotgun sequence region CTGATGAAgtccaaggtaaattatgcttgtTCTCATTCACTGATCCTCCAGAAATACCATTGATGATCTCTTTTTGTCTTGTAGCATCTTGCAGCCAAGATCTAGGGGCTATAACTTCAGATGCTGGAGATGCAGAACCACTTGAAACAACCGGACCACTTAATGATGGAAAAAGGGACAAGCTCACAGAAGGCGATGAATTCAGTTGAATAGATTTTGACAGGAAAGGATTCTCTCTCTCCAAATTGAATGCAGAAGTTGTGGTTTTAACATCAGTGCTACCGGCTTTTGCTTCTTTGAACAACGTAATTACCACGCTACaggaaaaaattatattatttttttagccACATAGAGGAAGTTTGACTGGTATTACACCTGTTCAATGCAATTTAAACTTTGTTCTTAAAGAAAACATCGCCTTCTAATGATCACGCAGGGAGCATGATGCTTTAGACTTGCCAATGTATTTGCTTGATGGTTTCTAATGCTGCTCCTAAACTCCACACAGCTCACCACTTAACTCCGTGCAGAGGAAATATTCAAGGCTCGGCTACACTCCATAGCCACGTAGAAGATGCAGTTTGCATTGTCTTCTCCCACCATACTCCACGCAAGGGAAATATTCAACATTGAGCACCTTAAATCTTCAGTCTTCCACCATCTACGTTGACATCAATCGACATACTTTCCAGGAGACCACGCAGCCTTGTTAGAGGAATATGGGGGCATGTGAGGAGGAGGAAATTTGATGCAAATTTGCCATTGAATTCAGCTGAGTGTTGTTTGCTGCTCTCAATGCCCAATCAACACTCTTCTTTGCTCTATGATACTCATTATTACTTTAGCTTAAAACATTAAGCTTTAATCTGCCTCCCCCTTTTCTTTACCACGTGAGATGCTAAAATCTTTTGCAAACCACTTTAGCCACTGTGCTGCCTTGGAGGTCTATTTTGCTGCACACGAGGAGAAGGAGATAACCAGAATTTGCTTGTTTCAAAAGCTCTTGTAACTTCAAGACATCTGCCAGCCCATACTTTATTTAGTCTTCAACTTAACATCCTTCCTCATCCACGATGCTTGGGGCTttatttggcatttgatttggggCTTCCTGGAATCTATTCACCATGCTTAAAATCTAGATTGTATCGCCCACACCTCAGGGATACATCTCACGAAACTCAAGTCAATGGACTCTTTAGTGATGGCGTGCGAACAATCGCATATGTTTCATTGCCATACATGACATCAACCCGCTGAAATGCACTGAAGTTAGAAACCAGCTGAACATCGCCCATCTCAATATGTTGTATTTTCCTAATTGGGATATTGTCCACAAAGAACCCAGTGATTTCAATTCCAAAGAATGCTATTCTCACGGAATTCAGTTGCGGGATCGAACTAAGGTGGAATCTCTCTTCTCGGCCTATATGAACACTTCCATTCCCATGAACATTGGTCCGCAAAACATTCAACATAAACAAATAATGACACTACTATGCAAGCCTATATCTTTATGCATCATAAAGTCATGCACTAAGAGCATTCTCGCCACAAAATCAATGCACAGgcgtgagccaggtcgggccctgaagtgggtctgactaaaaaaaatttcgttttcaagctactgacctctggaatatcttcacggacctcaaatatacctctgggaatgatcggcatcattttcggatcataaaattgcattttacatccttcaggcaattacgccacaattttcgcctTTAATCGTGAtgacgtaattttcaatgtggtcaaaacacctttctggagctcgccgtctgacaggcatgtactttgatatacaaggatgacatctaccaaatggtttctcaatacgagtcccgagtgaagagatattaattttcgaaaacggccaactggctttgtcgacactgcggacctgatgaagtcaatgttctggcaacacatgatgcctttcttaaaaatatcaaaagacctccgtaggctctcaaattcggaacataggtacctttaagtacatattaaacctttgaattctcagtttgatcaccagactgacaggacgCAAATGGCGCGcccaccaaaatggctacattaatcgATCTAACACTGGAaatgcggataactgaaaatgatggcaaaatgagctcttttgaaaaccgatcaaacggattggtagagccttgaaatttgaaacgtagctcatcatttataccaacatcagcctggaacaaacattatggcatgacgcttataGAGGCAAGTTTTACACctatgcgaaatagggctccgactagctgtcgaaatagggacttgccaaaacacacgaACTGCAAACGGaattggcttcaaaaactgagcaaatggattcgttaagacttgaaaatttgcgagctcactcacatttatacatagaattgaatccaattttaatttcttcatgacgatcaacagggaaaaagatgtaatcactcaaagtaggctactcaataaaatctgcatttgtgcctaaaatgcacttccagctcacccctcaaaacgggtacctcataaacttatccaaactgaattttgaaagttgccacacactaaataggccaaatgaaaggtgtgggacatgaatcccgagccttaccctctgaaaatcaactggctccattttaccccctcgcaaactaggcccttcaaactgactcgtttaggtatgcagagcaaattttggattgggcctctaaacttgactcaatttttatCAGTCCCAACagatcctttagttgagttgttgacatcatacaactatcacacctagaagcctcgcatcatgaggcttctcctGGCATGAGGGTTGTAGTCTTATTTGGATGAGGTTTAGCCTCTATTGCAACATTCTTATTAGCTTCTTCATCATAGAAAAAAGATGGATGAGaccatgggtttgctctctttgcatgtcttcgatagtcttctgtttcaccttgatgagttgctcactcctcacgctatgtggttgaagtttgagtctctcttcgggagggttaatgagattcaagCATTGCAAATTGAGctagagttggtttccttgtcaccattgaggattttttgaacaaattcaagactacctgATCTATTCTCTAAGGGtgtggcaagatcaagatagacatagagtgcattcacttgattcttttgaagcttcaaagtcattttcagttttttgcctctactttctactccaccatggatggcttgggtccttgtttcaccatgcctacctttgatgtgttttgtgagcgtttgtctcatgagcagtctcacctttctcaACTGGACATGCTCTTAGGGTCCAAGAAGAAAGCTTTGGTTtttcagtcctctaaggagaagcaaaagtagaaaccaaagccaaagaagaattctacAGGCAGTGAGCATTCCTCAAGCCACCtgctaagtctgattctaaaccaccatttcctctgaaacatgggaaatcttcatagtctggtgagtcttcctccaagactaagaagaaatcaggagacactcgttgtttttgtggcaaagaaggacatccagtttctaggtgttggaaatgcttagaggctttagaagaagccatgcagcagcatcacacctcctcaccttaggcatcttctccttccacaaggaaaggtcatgctctcactactcaagctttgacctatgggtccacttggatattagactctggtgcttctcaccatatgactcacactcagcacttggttacttctcttgcctcttgtggtacttcatagattgcagtgggtgactcagttcaacttttagtgttgggttcaggttctgtctctttggatgggggtactatGTAGGATGTTCTAGTTGTCCATTACATCTCGacaaacctcctgtccatttatcagatttgccatttTGTCTCTAGTAAGACAATtaagttctcaccacatgatgtggttatttgagacctccatgactttgatttggttgtggctacagggagtgttgatactgcatctcatctTTACAAATTttatggatttgagccctctatgGGTGtaggttcctctcttatagcacatgtagatttagtgagtaagctttgTCATGAGCggttgggccatgtcaattacatatATCTTTAGTAGATGAGTACACAGATACTTGTTCTTGGGATCCCCCAAATttcttgcactgatggtgtttgtcatggttgtgtgcttggcaagcatcatagggatccctttccaaagggaaaatc contains the following coding sequences:
- the LOC131858926 gene encoding uncharacterized protein LOC131858926 → MGDVQLVSNFSAFQRVDVIVVITLFKEAKAGSTDVKTTTSAFNLERENPFLSKSIQLNSSPSVSLSLFPSLSGPVVSSGSASPASEVIAPRSWLQDATRQKEIINGISGGSVNENKHNLPWTSSDKPIEMVSFDPILPSTKQGADNCIMQQLPAFFQNLKDLEEGRQSWLMHKKEASWRLNRLKQQLE